From Drosophila suzukii chromosome 2R, CBGP_Dsuzu_IsoJpt1.0, whole genome shotgun sequence, a single genomic window includes:
- the sli gene encoding LOW QUALITY PROTEIN: protein slit (The sequence of the model RefSeq protein was modified relative to this genomic sequence to represent the inferred CDS: substituted 1 base at 1 genomic stop codon), which translates to MATPSRTTSMPPPFRLRLHLRLLIPSILLLLRHDAVVHAEPYSGGFGSSAVSSGGLGSVGIHIPGGGVGVITEARCPRVCSCTGLNVDCSHRGLTAVPRKISADVERLELQGNNLTVIYETDFQRLTKLRMLQLTDNQIHTIERNSFQDLVSLERLRLNNNRLKAIPENLVTSSASLLRLDISNNVIVTVGRRVFKGAQSLRSLQLDNNQITCLDEHAFKGLVELEILTLNNNNLTSLPHNIFGGLGRLRALRLSDNPFACDCHLSWLSRFLRSATRLAPYTRCQSPSQLKGQNVADLHDQEFKCSGLTEHAPMECGAENSCPHPCRCADGIVDCREKSLTSVPVTLPDDTTELRLEQNFITELPPKSFSSFRRLRRIDLSNNNISRIAHDALSGLKQLTTLVLYGNKIKDLPSGVFKGLGSLQLLLLNANEISCIRKDAFRDLHSLSLLSLYDNNIQSLANGTFDAMKSIKTVHLAKNPFICDCNLRWLADYLHKNPIETSGARCESPKRMHRRRIESLREEKFKCSWDELRMKLSGECRMDSDCPAMCHCEGTTVDCTGRGLKEIPRDIPLHTTELLLNDNELGRISSDGLFGRLPHLVKLELKRNQLTGIEPNAFEGASHIQELQLGENKIKEISNKMFLGLHQLKTLNLYDNQISCVMPGSFEHLNSLTSLNLASNPFNCNCHLAWFAEWLRKKSLNGGAARCGAPSKVRDVQIKDLPHSEFKCSSENSEGCLGDGYCPPSCTCTGTVVRCSRNQLKEIPRGIPAETSELYLESNEIEQIHYERIRHLRSLTRLDLSNNQITILSNFTFANLTKLSTLIISYNKLQCLQRHALSGLNNLRVLSLHGNRISMLPEGSFEDLKSLTHIALGSNPLYCDCGLKWFSDWIKLDYVEPGIARCAEPETMKDKLILSTPSSSFVCRGRVRNDILAKCNACFEQPCQNQAQCVALPQREYQCLCQPGYHGKHCEFMIDACYGNPCRNNATCTVLEEGRFSCQCAPGYTGARCETNIDDCLGETKCQNNATCIDGVESYKCECQPGFSGEFCDTKIQFCSPEFNPCANGAKCMDHFTHYSCDCQAGFHGTNCTDNIDDCQNHMCQNGGTCVDGINDYQCRCPDDYTGKYCEGHNMISMMYPQTSPCQNHECKHGVCFQPNAQGSDYLCRCHPGYTGKWCEYLTSISFVHNNSFVELEPLRTRPEANVTIVFSSAEQNGILMYDGQDAHLAVELFNGRIRVSYDVGNHPVSTMYSFEMVADGKYHAVELLAIKKNFTLRVDRGLARSIINEGSNDYLKLTTPMFLGGLPMDPAQQAYKNWQIRNLTSFKGCMKEVWINHKLVDFGNAQRQQKITPGCALLEGEQQEEEDDEQDFMDETPHIKEEPVDPCLENKCRRGSRCVPNSNARDGYQCKCKHGQRGRYCDQGEGSTEPPTVTAASTCRKEQVREYYTENDCRSRQPLKYAKCVGGCGNQCCAAKIVRRRKVRMVCSNNRKYIKNLDIVRKCGCTKKCYXLKDATTQLLERSNSSLDVSLGTGLNLTYSSSNSNDSLSHSTRDSTDVGGAKDEVEDKEKGSVEAGVTEEEGRDEESEDYPTDGMQSDLYDDTIDDDEDDGLDDDYADEEDGEEDSDSDQDPEQLPDPKGLVSVPEEEEDMGYDEDDERIAMERPRTVRPRADEEHFVNEEGSGFGGFRSRFRPSNSFRESQLENIRKKLLTEAQAVPEAAIAVAVPSTAIDLRESSGHFANDDEDGEDGDDGVDDEFADTGENQGRGFFGSQQQQRKNGPYHRKNGNDAIKIISTPLGKVSIVYQQTDKDQSPDKDAQQQQKKPALTDFDALSPDPESSHRFPSPHPKITPVLTPDGKVALLYRGDSESSKYEPIRNLTHKFAGQPAKEPKAKAEDSSSAEDSVYTDSEDAEDSKGEAGAGKASSVGSTPKPLQPEILEPPDDIQPGGSFIIRPTSDSLLPMINRPLSEVLGIKKNQFQETRVRDQLPTQQPPPPLPEATSRSPASGHQFLAKVNLAEFPTSGRTLQTPLIPGSHDFDFSRDNTMLDERSRVRELEKQREWDKEHNEATSKGATEAHTIANEQLLSKTEVINLAIVPQFDEDMERLQRLQENGGRRHHRARHRHRQQSEEELSGIHCIMQVMMGVAAVSTVFGMLGTFFKQRILDQLRMMHW; encoded by the exons ATGGCCACGCCGTCCAGGACGACGTCGATGCCACCACCCTTCCGGCTGCGTCTGCATCTCCGGCTACTGATACCCTCAATCCTGCTACTCCTGCGCCATGATGCGGTCGTCCATGCGGAGCCATACTCCGGCGGATTCGGCAGCTCAGCGGTATCCAGCGGCGGGCTGGGGTCAGTGGGCATCCACATACCCGGCGGCGGAGTGGGCGTCATCACGGAGGCCCGCTGCCCAAGGGTCTGCTCCTGCACCGGATTAAATGTGGACTGCTCGCACCGAGGACTCACCGCTGTTCCCAGAAAAATCTCAGCGGACGTGGAGCGACT CGAGTTGCAGGGCAATAATTTGACCGTGATATACGAGACGGATTTCCAGCGGCTGACCAAGCTGCGAATGCT CCAACTGACGGACAATCAAATCCACACCATCGAGAGGAATTCCTTCCAAGATTTGGTCTCACTAGAGCGACT ACGCCTAAACAACAATCGACTAAAGGCAATTCCTGAAAACTTAGTGACAAGTTCAGCGAGTCTTTTGCGATT GGACATCTCCAACAATGTCATCGTCACTGTGGGAAGACGCGTCTTCAAGGGGGCCCAATCGCTGCGGAGTCTTCAGCTGGACAACAACCAAATCACCTGTCTGGATGAGCACGCCTTCAAGGGACTGGTGGAGCTGGAGATACT CACGCTGAACAACAACAACCTGACATCCCTGCCGCACAACATCTTCGGCGGACTGGGACGTCTGCGGGCACTCCGGCTGTCGGACAATCCGTTCGCCTGCGACTGCCATCTGTCCTGGTTGTCCCGGTTCCTCCGCAGCGCCACCCGCCTGGCGCCCTACACACGCTGCCAGTCGCCATCGCAGCTGAAGGGCCAAAACGTGGCGGACCTGCACGACCAGGAGTTCAAATGCTCGG GTCTGACGGAGCACGCACCGATGGAATGCGGGGCGGAGAACAGCTGTCCGCACCCATGTCGCTGTGCGGACGGGATCGTCGATTGCCGTGAGAAGAGTCTGACCAGTGTGCCCGTCACCTTGCCCGACGACACCACCGAGCT CCGCCTCGAGCAGAACTTCATTACGGAACTGCCGCCCAAATCGTTCTCCAGCTTTCGACGACTGCGACGCATCGACCTGTCCAACAACAACATATCCCGGATTGCCCACGATGCCCTAAGCGGCCTAAAGCAGTTAACCACTCT CGTGCTGTACGGCAATAAAATAAAGGATTTACCCTCGGGCGTGTTCAAAGGACTCGGCTCGCTGCAGCTGCTCCTGCTGAACGCCAACGAGATCTCGTGCATACGCAAGGATGCCTTCCGCGACCTGCACAGCTTGAGCCTGCTCTCCCTGTACGACAACAACATCCAGTCGCTGGCTAATGGCACATTCGACGCCATGAAGAGCATCAAAACGGT ACATCTGGCCAAGAATCCTTTCATCTGCGACTGCAATCTGCGCTGGCTGGCCGACTATTTGCACAAAAATCCCATAGAGACGAGTGGAGCCCGCTGCGAGTCACCGAAGCGGATGCATCGTCGTCGGATTGAATCGCTGCGCGAGGAGAAATTCAAAT GCTCCTGGGATGAATTGCGGATGAAGCTGTCCGGCGAGTGCCGCATGGACTCCGACTGTCCGGCAATGTGCCACTGCGAGGGAACCACCGTGGACTGTACGGGCCGGGGTCTGAAGGAGATTCCGCGCGACATTCCCTTGCACACAACTGAGCT TTTGCTCAACGACAACGAACTGGGACGCATCAGTTCCGATGGCCTCTTTGGTCGCCTGCCGCATTTGGTCAAGCTGGAGCTGAAGCGCAACCAGCTGACCGGCATCGAGCCCAACGCCTTCGAGGGTGCCTCCCACATCCAGGAGCTGCAGCTGGGCGAGAACAAGATCAAGGAGATCTCCAACAAGATGTTCCTGGGACTGCACCAGCTAAAGACGCT CAATCTGTACGACAATCAAATCTCATGCGTTATGCCCGGTTCCTTTGAGCATCTCAACTCACTGACGTCGCT GAACCTCGCCTCGAATCCATTCAATTGCAATTGTCATTTGGCCTGGTTCGCCGAATGGCTGCGCAAAAAATCGCTGAACGGCGGAGCGGCACGTTGTGGAGCACCGTCGAAGGTACGTGACGTGCAGATCAAGGACCTGCCCCACTCGGAATTCAAGTGCAGCAGCGAGAACAGCGAGGGCTGCCTGGGCGACGGCTACTGCCCGCCATCCTGCACCTGCACCGGCACCGTGGTCCGCTGCTCGCGCAATCAGCTCAAGGAGATCCCGCGCGGCATTCCCGCCGAAACGTCGGAGCTCTACCTCGAGTCCAACGAGATCGAGCAGATCCACTACGAACGCATTCGACACCTGCGGTCCCTCACCCGACT CGATCTCAGCAACAACCAGATCACCATTCTCTCCAACTTCACCTTCGCCAATCTGACCAAGCTGTCCACGCT CATCATCTCGTACAACAAGCTGCAGTGTCTGCAGCGGCATGCGTTGTCTGGCCTGAATAACCTGCGCGTGCTCTCGCTGCACGGCAACCGCATCTCAATGCTGCCGGAGGGCTCCTTTGAGGACCTGAAGTCGTTGACCCACAT AGCTCTGGGCAGCAATCCTTTGTACTGTGACTGCGGCCTGAAGTGGTTCTCCGACTGGATCAAGCTGGACTACGTGGAACCGGGAATTGCACGCTGCGCCGAACCGGAAACGATGAAGGATAAGCTGATCCTCTCGACGCCCTCGTCGAGCTTCGTCTGCCGCGGCCGCGTGCGCAATGACATCCTGGCCAAGTGCAACGCCTGCTTTGAGCAACCCTGCCAGAATCAGGCCCAGTGCGTGGCCCTTCCTCAGCGGGAGTACCAGTGCCTCTGCCAGCCGGGCTATCATGGCAAACACTGCGAGTTCATGATCGATGCCTGCTACGGCAATCCGTGCCGCAACAACGCCACCTGCACGGTGCTGGAGGAGGGTCGATTCAGCTGCCAGTGTGCCCCGGGATACACGGGCGCCCGCTGCGAGACGAACATCGATGATTGCCTTGGCGAGACCAAGTGCCAGAACAACGCCACCTGCATCGACGGAGTGGAGTCGTACAAATGTGAGTGCCAGCCGGGATTCAGTGGCGAGTTTTGCGACACCAAGATCCAGTTCTGCAGTCCTGAGTTCAATCCCTGCGCGAACGGAGCCAAGTGCATGGATCACTTCACCCACTACAGCTGCGATTGTCAGGCTGGATTCCATGGCACCAACTGTACGGACAACATCGACGACTGCCAGAACCATATGTGCCAGAACGGCGGAACCTGTGTGGACGGCATCAACGACTACCAATGCCGCTGTCCTGATGATTACACGGGCAAGTACTGTGAGGGCCACAACATGATCTCGATGATGTACCCACAGACGTCGCCTTGCCAAAACCACGAGTGCAAGCACGGTGTCTGCTTCCAGCCAAATGCCCAGGGCAGCGACTATCTGTGCCGCTGTCATCCGGGGTACACTGGAAAGTGGTGCGAGTACCTCACCAGCATCAGCTTCGTCCACAACAACTCGTTTGTGGAACTGGAGCCTCTGCGTACACGTCCCGAAGCAAATGTGACCATTGTATTCAGCAGCGCTGAGCAGAATGGCATCCTCATGTACGACGGACAGGATGCTCACCTCGCAGTGGAGCTGTTCAACGGACGCATTCGCGTAAGCTATGATGTGGGCAACCACCCGGTGTCCACAATGTACAGCTTCGAGATGGTGGCCGATGGAAAGTACCACGCAGTGGAGCTTCTGGCCATCAAGAAGAACTTCACGTTGCGCGTGGATCGCGGGTTGGCCCGCTCCATCATTAACGAGGGCTCCAACGACTATCTGAAGCTCACAACACCCATGTTCCTGGGCGGTCTGCCCATGGATCCAGCTCAGCAGGCCTACAAGAACTGGCAGATCCGCAACCTCACCAGCTTCAAGGGCTGCATGAAGGAGGTGTGGATCAACCACAAGCTGGTGGACTTTGGCAATGCCCAGCGCCAGCAGAAGATTACTCCTGGATGCGCCCTGCTCGAAGGAGAgcagcaggaggaggaggacgacgaGCAGGACTTCATGGACGAAACGCCGCACATCAAAGAG GAGCCGGTGGATCCCTGCCTGGAGAACAAGTGCCGTCGGGGAAGCCGCTGTGTGCCGAACTCCAACGCCAGGGACGGCTACCAGTGCAAGTGCAAGCACGGCCAGCGAGGCCGCTACTGCGATCAAGGTGAGGGCAGCACAGAGCCCCCAACAGTCACCG CGGCGTCCACCTGTCGCAAGGAGCAGGTGCGCGAGTACTACACGGAGAACGACTGCCGCTCGAGGCAGCCGTTGAAGTACGCCAAGTGCGTGGGCGGCTGCGGCAACCAGTGCTGCGCGGCCAAGATTGTGAGGAGGCGCAAG GTGCGCATGGTGTGCAGCAACAACCGCAAGTACATCAAGAACTTGGACATCGTGCGCAAGTGCGGATGCACCAAGAAATGCTACTGACTGAAAGATGCGACTACCCAATTGCTCGAGCGGAGCAATAGCAGCTTAGATGTTAGTTTAGGAACAGGTTTAAATCTAACTTATAGTAGTAGTAATAGTAACGATAGTCTTAGCCATAGCACTAGGGATAGCACGGATGTTGGGGGGGCGAAGGATGAAGTGGAGGATAAGGAGAAGGGGAGTGTTGAAGCGGGGGTGACAGAGGAGGAGGGGCGGGACGAGGAGAGCGAGGATTACCCCACGGATGGCATGCAGTCCGATCTCTACGACGACACCATCGACGACGATGAGGACGATGGTCTCGACGATGATTATGCAGATGAGGAGGATGGGGAGGAGGATTCAGATTCGGATCAAGATCCAGAGCAGCTTCCCGATCCCAAGGGTCTGGTAAGTGtgccggaggaggaggaggacatGGGTTATGACGAGGATGACGAGCGAATCGCCATGGAGCGGCCAAGAACGGTCAGGCCGCGGGCCGATGAGGAACACTTCGTCAACGAGGAGGGCAGCGGCTTCGGCGGCTTCCGGTCGCGATTCCGGCCGAGCAACAGCTTCCGCGAGAGTCAGCTGGAGAACATCCGCAAGAAGTTGCTCACGGAAGCACAGGCAGTTCCGGAGGCGGCCATTGCGGTGGCCGTACCGAGCACTGCGATCGATCTGCGCGAGAGCAGCGGCCACTTTGCCAACGATGACGAGGATGGCGAGGACGGCGATGACGGCGTCGATGACGAGTTCGCCGACACGGGTGAGAATCAGGGGCGCGGCTTCTTTGGctcccagcagcagcagcgcaaGAACGGTCCGTACCATCGAAAGAACGGCAACGATGCCATCAAGATCATCTCGACGCCGCTTGGCAAGGTGAGCATTGTGTACCAGCAGACGGACAAGGACCAAAGTCCCGACAAGGAcgcgcagcagcagcaaaagaaGCCGGCGCTCACCGACTTCGATGCCCTGTCGCCGGACCCCGAGAGCAGTCATCGCTTTCCGTCGCCCCACCCCAAGATTACGCCTGTTCTGACGCCCGATGGCAAGGTGGCGCTGCTCTATCGCGGAGACTCGGAGAGCTCCAAGTACGAGCCCATTCGCAACCTGACGCACAAGTTTGCCGGACAGCCGGCCAAGGAGCCGAAGGCCAAAGCCGAAGACTCCTCCTCCGCGGAGGACTCTGTCTACACGGACAGCGAGGATGCGGAGGACAGTAAAGGCGAAGCAGGTGCTGGAAAGGCCTCGTCAGTGGGCAGTACGCCCAAGCCGCTGCAGCCGGAGATCTTGGAGCCGCCGGATGACATTCAGCCGGGCGGGTCCTTCATAATTCGGCCCACCTCCGACTCGTTGCTGCCGATGATCAACCGGCCGCTGTCCGAGGTGCTGGGCATCAAAAAGAATCAGTTCCAGGAGACGCGGGTGCGCGACCAGTTGCCCACGCAGCAGCCTCCGCCTCCACTGCCGGAGGCTACGTCCCGTAGTCCCGCTTCC
- the LOC108017700 gene encoding LOW QUALITY PROTEIN: uncharacterized protein (The sequence of the model RefSeq protein was modified relative to this genomic sequence to represent the inferred CDS: inserted 1 base in 1 codon) has translation MMAPKSKLLLHFLLAMQLVSEAPSLVEFKNVKCEAVDEEFCTFDYCHLKSVNRTYKYLSIRIKMLKLPITNAKVNGALYQRLNGYKPFLYNITLDACKFXKNQKSNPIASFFYDSFKGFSNLNHSCPYNHDIVIDKLTAVSVNHRVTNILPFPEGEYMLKLNWIVYGSSRLVVKLYLAIT, from the exons ATGATGGCCCCGAAATCAAAGCTACTGCTCCATTTCTTGCTGGCCATGCAATTGGTCAGTGAA GCACCTTCTCTGGTCGAGTTCAAGAATGTAAAGTGTGAGGCAGTGGATGAGGAATTTTGCACTTTCGATTATTGCCATTTGAAATCTGTGAACCGGACATATAAATACCTTTCGATTAGAATTAAAATGTTAAAGCTGCCCATCACCAATGCTAAG GTCAATGGTGCACTTTATCAACGGCTCAATGGATATAAGCCCTTTCTCTACAATATAACACTGGATGCCTGCAAAT TTAAGAACCAGAAGTCTAATCCCATTGCTAGTTTCTTTTACGATTCATTTAAAGGATTTTCAAACTTAAATCATTCCTGTCCCTACAAT cATGACATAGTGATTGATAAACTAACTGCAGTATCTGTAAATCATCGTGTGACTAATATTCTACCTTTTCCGGAGGGAGAGTATATGTTAAAGTTAAACTGGATTGTGTACGGCAGCAGCCGACTTgttgttaaattatatttggCTATAACGTAA